One window of Thermoflexus sp. genomic DNA carries:
- a CDS encoding GDP-mannose 4,6-dehydratase, with the protein MPGHYGIIRSGMPDSIPEKEPLPLRVLITGVSGFVGRHLASILAQETDWELWGWARRSWTGIPNRLQLARVDLRDPEAVRQGLALVRPEGIIHLAAQSDVAESWKDPWGTFETNVRGTLNLLESIRALGLQPRVLIVTSNEVYGLIRPEEVPVREDHPFRPANPYGISKAAQDWLAALYATAYAMPIIRARPFNHIGPGQDPRFVVPSFARQIAWIEAGLQDPVLWVGNLEARRDFTDVRDVARAYRLLLERGEPGEVYNIGSGRPRSIREVLELLLSMTQVNVRVEVDPQRIRPVEIPISAADTARIRERLGWEPRIPLEQSLRDVLEEWRARARAEQRRPGR; encoded by the coding sequence GTGCCGGGACATTACGGTATAATTCGGAGCGGCATGCCGGATTCGATCCCGGAAAAGGAGCCATTGCCTTTGCGGGTGCTCATCACCGGTGTCAGCGGCTTCGTCGGCCGTCATCTCGCCTCCATCTTGGCTCAGGAAACCGACTGGGAGCTGTGGGGATGGGCCCGGCGGTCGTGGACCGGAATTCCGAACCGTCTTCAGCTTGCCCGGGTAGACCTCCGGGATCCGGAGGCGGTCCGTCAGGGGCTTGCCCTTGTGCGACCGGAAGGCATCATCCATCTGGCGGCCCAGTCCGATGTGGCGGAATCCTGGAAGGATCCCTGGGGGACCTTCGAGACCAACGTGCGGGGCACCCTGAATCTGCTGGAGAGCATTCGGGCGCTGGGATTGCAGCCCCGCGTTCTGATTGTGACCTCGAACGAGGTCTACGGCTTAATCCGCCCGGAGGAGGTGCCGGTTCGAGAAGATCATCCCTTCCGCCCGGCCAACCCGTATGGGATCAGCAAGGCGGCCCAGGACTGGCTGGCCGCCCTCTACGCCACGGCTTACGCCATGCCGATCATCCGGGCCCGTCCCTTCAATCACATCGGTCCCGGTCAAGATCCCCGTTTTGTGGTCCCGTCTTTCGCCCGTCAGATCGCCTGGATCGAGGCGGGATTACAGGATCCGGTGTTGTGGGTGGGGAATCTGGAAGCCCGGCGGGATTTCACCGATGTCCGGGATGTGGCGCGCGCGTATCGCCTGCTGCTGGAGCGGGGAGAGCCCGGCGAGGTCTATAACATCGGGTCCGGTCGACCCCGTTCGATCCGGGAGGTGCTGGAGCTCCTTCTCTCCATGACCCAGGTGAACGTCCGGGTGGAGGTGGATCCCCAGCGCATCCGCCCCGTGGAGATCCCGATCAGCGCGGCCGACACCGCCCGGATCCGAGAGCGCCTGGGATGGGAGCCCCGCATCCCCCTGGAGCAATCCCTGCGGGATGTGCTGGAGGAATGGCGGGCCCGGGCCCGCGCGGAGCAACGGCGACCGGGGAGGTAG
- a CDS encoding glycosyltransferase family 4 protein — protein sequence MKDRIRIALVGTYVPRRCGIATFTHDLAKAIAEAQGEPLDGSGIVHIVALTNPPQRYAYGPEVTFEIRDGIPEDYRAAADYLNQAPVDLVCLQHEYGIFGGADGEYVLDLVNALRKPLVVTMHTVLYEPSENQRRILIALARRADRVVVMSERARQFLIERYGVPAERITRIDHGAPAMPFEDPAPYKARLGLEGRRVLMTFGLLSPNKGIETVIEAMKTLVPRHPDLLYLIVGATHPEVRRRFGESYRRSLEEAIARAGLQDHIHFVDRYLDREELLTFLMAADIYVAPYLAREQIVSGTLTYALACGKAIISTPSWYAEEILGDGRGLLVPFQDPEAMARALDHLLSHPEERERLRRAAYERGREMAWPVIGRRYLDLFRKILECPRPVHRPAWLPFRPSKLPAVRLEHLRQLTDETGLLQHAWGTIPHRQFGYCTDDNARGLLVMAREWARSRDPSLLPLMKAYMAFLIHAWNPERGRFRNFMGYDRRWLEEAGSEDAHGRALWALGEAMAFGPEEIQAVAAALFREAWPASQAFQHPRPWAYAILGGLAGFERFPGDLRLREEVKALAQRLADRFQAHAQPDWRWCDEVVTYDNGILPAALIAAGHRLDEPRWVAWGLDALQWLVEIQTDPQSGHFSWIGNRGWFPRGGPRARFAQQPLEGAAMAEAAARAWEATRDARWLEVLERCVGWFLGWNDRGCALADPKTGGCRDGLEPLGPSAHQGAESTLAWLFTLQLAHRLLPSAHERILSEPHRWRSSRALS from the coding sequence ATGAAAGATCGCATCCGGATCGCCCTGGTGGGGACTTATGTGCCCCGACGGTGTGGGATCGCCACATTCACGCACGATCTGGCAAAGGCGATCGCAGAAGCTCAGGGGGAGCCGCTGGACGGCTCCGGGATCGTCCATATTGTGGCCCTCACCAATCCGCCTCAGCGCTACGCCTACGGCCCTGAGGTAACCTTCGAGATCCGGGATGGGATCCCGGAAGACTACCGGGCCGCGGCGGATTACCTGAACCAGGCCCCCGTGGATCTGGTCTGCCTGCAGCATGAGTATGGGATCTTTGGGGGGGCGGATGGTGAATATGTGCTGGATCTGGTGAACGCGTTGCGCAAACCCCTCGTGGTCACCATGCATACTGTCCTCTACGAGCCGTCTGAGAACCAGCGGCGGATCTTAATCGCTCTCGCCCGACGGGCGGATCGTGTAGTGGTCATGTCGGAGCGAGCGCGTCAATTCCTGATAGAACGTTATGGGGTGCCTGCGGAGCGAATCACCCGCATCGACCATGGGGCCCCTGCCATGCCGTTCGAGGACCCCGCCCCTTACAAGGCGCGCCTGGGGCTGGAGGGACGGCGGGTGCTGATGACCTTCGGGCTCCTCAGTCCGAATAAAGGGATCGAGACCGTGATCGAGGCGATGAAGACGCTTGTCCCCCGGCATCCCGATCTCCTGTATCTGATCGTGGGGGCCACCCATCCGGAGGTCCGCCGTCGGTTCGGCGAGTCCTACCGCCGATCCCTGGAGGAGGCCATCGCGCGGGCCGGACTGCAGGATCACATCCATTTCGTGGATCGCTATCTGGACCGAGAGGAACTGCTGACCTTCCTGATGGCGGCAGACATCTATGTCGCGCCCTATCTGGCGCGGGAGCAGATCGTCTCCGGCACCCTCACCTACGCCCTCGCCTGCGGGAAGGCCATCATCTCCACACCCTCGTGGTATGCAGAGGAGATCCTGGGGGATGGACGGGGCCTCCTGGTTCCTTTCCAGGATCCGGAGGCCATGGCCCGCGCGCTGGACCACCTGCTCTCCCATCCGGAGGAGCGGGAGCGGTTGCGTCGGGCCGCCTATGAGCGGGGACGGGAGATGGCATGGCCGGTCATCGGCCGCCGCTACCTGGATCTGTTCCGGAAGATCCTGGAATGCCCTCGGCCCGTTCATCGCCCGGCCTGGCTTCCCTTCCGTCCATCGAAGTTGCCTGCGGTGCGCCTGGAACACCTGCGCCAGCTCACCGATGAGACCGGACTTCTCCAGCATGCCTGGGGGACGATCCCGCACCGACAGTTTGGATACTGCACCGATGACAACGCCCGCGGGCTGCTGGTGATGGCGCGGGAATGGGCCCGAAGCCGGGATCCCTCCCTCCTTCCATTGATGAAGGCGTATATGGCGTTTCTGATCCATGCCTGGAATCCTGAACGGGGGCGGTTCCGCAACTTCATGGGCTATGACCGGCGATGGCTCGAGGAAGCCGGATCGGAGGATGCCCATGGCCGCGCCCTTTGGGCGCTGGGCGAGGCCATGGCGTTCGGGCCGGAGGAGATCCAGGCCGTCGCCGCCGCGTTGTTCCGGGAGGCCTGGCCGGCCAGCCAGGCGTTTCAGCATCCGCGGCCCTGGGCGTATGCCATTCTGGGGGGGCTGGCCGGTTTCGAGCGGTTTCCGGGCGATCTCCGATTGCGGGAGGAAGTAAAAGCACTGGCCCAGCGTCTGGCGGATCGGTTCCAGGCTCACGCCCAGCCCGATTGGCGGTGGTGCGATGAGGTGGTCACCTACGATAACGGAATTCTGCCCGCGGCGCTCATCGCCGCCGGGCATCGCCTGGATGAGCCCCGATGGGTCGCATGGGGCCTGGATGCCCTGCAATGGCTGGTGGAGATCCAGACCGACCCGCAGAGTGGGCATTTCTCCTGGATCGGAAACCGGGGATGGTTCCCCCGGGGCGGACCCAGGGCCCGGTTCGCCCAGCAGCCACTGGAGGGAGCCGCCATGGCGGAGGCGGCCGCGCGGGCCTGGGAAGCCACTCGGGATGCCCGCTGGCTGGAAGTCCTGGAGCGGTGCGTCGGCTGGTTCCTCGGGTGGAACGATCGGGGATGCGCCCTGGCGGATCCAAAGACCGGCGGATGCCGGGATGGCCTGGAGCCGCTCGGCCCCAGCGCCCACCAGGGGGCCGAATCCACCCTGGCCTGGTTGTTCACGCTCCAGCTGGCCCATCGGCTGCTTCCCTCTGCCCATGAGCGGATCCTGTCCGAGCCGCACCGCTGGCGATCCTCTCGGGCTCTTTCGTGA
- a CDS encoding ATP-binding protein, which produces MLTDFRVRQRDYLLEITRAITAQLDLDTVLRLVVEAAAEMLAGQVAFIALREEDAFTIRAAYGLPDTQWGELDAMLAKLPAYPEAWGRAEVERVLTQIARWLRVEAQQAVALPLMVGEDLLGLLVVFRTFGTAFTYDDRLILRAFADQAAIAVHNAKLYQQLATEKRRLEAIIEATADGVIILDPAHRIQVFNRAMARLTGWSPFEAIGRPHDEVVIINPRRSGMTLAEAEAGGWPLATDRPIYVEGDLVRRDGGRVAVGITYSPLLDRTGRLVNIIGVVRDMTRIREAEELKSTFISIISHELKTPVSIIKGYAGTLRREDTTWDATMVRQIAAIIEEEADRLTQLIDNLLDASRLQAGALELQFVEVALDELAEQVADRFRPQTDRHFIVVDFPPDFPLVHGDPRRLEQVLANLVSNAIKYSPQGGTIRISGRATPREVIVTVTDEGIGIPPEEQERIFERFYRASAARARQTPGTGLGLYLARAIVEAHGGRIWVESEPGRGSSFSFSIPRSRRPAGSASEAHA; this is translated from the coding sequence ATGCTGACGGATTTCCGGGTTCGACAGCGGGATTATCTCCTCGAAATCACGCGGGCCATCACCGCGCAGCTGGATCTCGACACCGTGCTGCGGCTGGTGGTCGAGGCCGCAGCGGAGATGCTGGCTGGACAGGTGGCGTTCATCGCCCTGCGGGAAGAGGATGCCTTCACCATCCGCGCCGCGTATGGCCTGCCCGACACCCAATGGGGGGAGCTGGATGCCATGCTGGCGAAGCTCCCTGCCTACCCGGAGGCCTGGGGGCGGGCGGAAGTGGAACGGGTGCTCACCCAGATCGCCCGCTGGCTTCGGGTGGAAGCCCAGCAAGCGGTCGCCCTCCCGCTCATGGTGGGAGAAGACCTCCTGGGCCTGCTGGTGGTTTTCCGTACCTTCGGGACCGCTTTCACCTACGATGATCGGCTGATCCTGCGCGCCTTTGCGGATCAGGCGGCCATCGCGGTTCATAACGCCAAGCTCTATCAGCAGCTGGCCACGGAGAAGCGACGGCTGGAGGCGATCATCGAAGCCACCGCCGATGGCGTGATCATCCTCGACCCGGCCCACCGTATCCAGGTCTTCAACCGGGCGATGGCCCGACTGACCGGGTGGTCTCCTTTCGAGGCCATCGGGCGACCCCACGATGAGGTGGTGATCATCAATCCCCGGCGCTCCGGCATGACGCTGGCGGAAGCGGAGGCCGGCGGGTGGCCCCTGGCGACCGATCGGCCGATCTATGTGGAGGGCGATCTGGTCCGTCGCGACGGCGGGCGGGTGGCTGTGGGGATCACCTACTCCCCCCTGCTGGATCGCACCGGACGTCTGGTGAATATCATCGGAGTGGTCCGGGATATGACCCGCATCCGGGAGGCGGAGGAATTGAAATCCACGTTCATCTCCATCATTTCCCACGAGCTCAAGACGCCCGTCTCGATCATCAAGGGCTATGCCGGAACCTTGCGGCGCGAGGACACCACATGGGATGCGACCATGGTGCGGCAGATCGCCGCCATTATCGAAGAGGAAGCGGACCGGCTGACCCAGCTGATCGACAACCTGCTGGATGCCTCTCGCCTCCAGGCCGGGGCGCTGGAGCTCCAGTTCGTCGAAGTGGCCCTGGATGAGCTGGCCGAGCAGGTGGCCGATCGTTTCCGCCCCCAGACCGATCGCCATTTCATCGTGGTGGATTTCCCGCCGGACTTCCCGCTGGTTCATGGCGACCCGCGCCGGCTGGAACAGGTGCTGGCGAACCTGGTGAGCAACGCCATCAAGTATTCCCCTCAGGGCGGAACCATCCGGATCTCCGGGCGCGCGACGCCCCGGGAGGTCATCGTCACCGTCACCGATGAAGGGATCGGGATCCCACCGGAGGAGCAGGAGCGGATCTTCGAGCGGTTCTACCGGGCCAGCGCGGCGCGGGCGCGTCAAACCCCTGGGACCGGCCTGGGGCTCTATCTGGCCCGGGCGATCGTCGAGGCCCACGGGGGACGGATCTGGGTGGAGAGCGAGCCGGGGCGCGGCTCCTCCTTCAGCTTCTCGATCCCGCGCTCGCGGCGGCCTGCCGGAAGCGCATCGGAAGCGCACGCCTGA
- a CDS encoding cytochrome c — protein MPTLPPVQIALLIVGVLLATLILGSLLAILMAWLTREVQAAYGQAPATTAKAPTPATEVAAVPEVPAQRIGPWPFVISGLALLVVLAVIFYPMPQPQTASPETPSGGSAASSTPASPPAAAALQGNPEKGKQLFLGTCASCHGPDAKGLPGLGKNLTTSAFVRQQTDAQLLEFIKRGRPATDPANTTGVDMPPKGGNPALTDQDLADIIAFIRTFNPHQP, from the coding sequence ATGCCCACGCTTCCACCCGTGCAGATCGCCCTTCTGATCGTCGGCGTTCTTCTGGCCACGCTGATCCTGGGAAGCCTGCTGGCGATTCTCATGGCCTGGCTGACCCGGGAGGTCCAGGCGGCCTATGGGCAAGCCCCGGCGACGACGGCGAAAGCGCCCACACCGGCGACAGAGGTGGCCGCTGTCCCCGAGGTCCCTGCTCAGCGGATCGGCCCCTGGCCGTTCGTGATCAGCGGCCTGGCCCTGCTGGTCGTCCTGGCGGTCATCTTCTATCCCATGCCCCAACCTCAGACCGCTTCGCCGGAAACACCCTCCGGGGGAAGCGCGGCATCGTCGACCCCGGCCTCCCCGCCGGCGGCGGCTGCGCTTCAGGGGAACCCGGAGAAGGGCAAGCAGCTGTTCCTGGGCACATGTGCCTCGTGTCACGGGCCGGACGCCAAAGGATTGCCCGGCCTGGGGAAGAATCTGACCACGAGCGCCTTCGTGCGGCAGCAGACCGATGCCCAGCTGCTGGAGTTCATCAAGAGGGGGCGGCCGGCGACGGATCCGGCCAACACCACGGGGGTGGATATGCCGCCGAAAGGGGGCAACCCGGCTTTGACCGATCAGGATCTGGCCGACATCATCGCCTTCATCCGCACCTTCAATCCGCATCAGCCGTAG
- the rpsT gene encoding 30S ribosomal protein S20, which produces MPNTRSALKELRKAERRRQRNRAIRTRVRTFVKYARQAIARADLEAAQKAIREAYRELDRAARKGVIHKNTAARLKSRLMQQFHRTFGSIQAAASA; this is translated from the coding sequence TTGCCGAACACGCGATCCGCTTTGAAGGAGCTTCGCAAAGCCGAGCGAAGGCGCCAGCGCAACCGCGCCATCCGAACCCGGGTGCGGACGTTCGTGAAATACGCGCGTCAGGCCATCGCCCGGGCCGATCTGGAGGCGGCGCAGAAGGCGATCCGGGAGGCTTACCGGGAGCTGGACCGGGCGGCTCGCAAGGGGGTGATCCACAAGAACACGGCCGCTCGCCTCAAATCCCGTCTGATGCAGCAGTTCCACCGAACCTTCGGTTCGATTCAGGCGGCGGCCTCGGCCTGA
- the argS gene encoding arginine--tRNA ligase, with amino-acid sequence MILAAYREWASEQIRQALQALGLPQPPVLEWRDLPFAYTWGIATPLAMQLAAQEKKTRPDLDVPARAQEIAQRLAEHLARVLEGDPRFQRVEAVRGYLNFYFNPSQVARFVIETVLREGPAYGRGAPKGERVMVEFSQPNTHKAFHIGHLRNAVLGDALSRILDFAGFEVIRATYPGDIGAHVIKCLWGYLRFHQGEEPTERRGAWLGQIYAEAEARLEEADAYRREVVRFLLGAFREEGITPWVREFLLSRLSEALTAHAASGPVGQKDAAALIRAMATGELPDLDAIVDKDWLWSLWEAMGQWLEELAEKAQGRRGKGGEADRQAVAALQARYRAIGHRPEEWNYEKEIRALFARWEARDPELLELWRRTREWSLEEFRRIYEELDITFDVWFFESEVEEEGKRIVEELIAKGIATDLRPHGPVVVEIDRLLGQEGKEEYRTLAILRSDGTTLYSTKDLALAKRKFEQYRIDRSIYVVDVRQSLYFKQIFKILELWGFPQASKCYHLAYEMVTLPGGKMSSRAGTIVLYEDFAAEARERARRIVEEKNPELPPEQKARIAEAVAKGVMKYSMLSVDNNKVIVFDWDAALNLEGQTGPYLQYAHARACRILEKAETPVHLEGDRLFEAMEPQEVALIEAIAAFPDLVQAAAERYKPLLIANYVFDLAKAFNEFYRDCPVLTAPSPIREGRLALVAAARQTMANALNLLGIPAPEVL; translated from the coding sequence ATGATTCTGGCGGCCTATCGAGAGTGGGCTTCTGAGCAGATCCGACAGGCGCTGCAGGCCCTGGGCCTTCCCCAACCCCCGGTCCTGGAGTGGCGGGATCTCCCCTTCGCCTATACCTGGGGTATCGCCACGCCGCTGGCGATGCAACTGGCCGCCCAGGAGAAAAAGACCCGCCCTGACCTGGACGTCCCGGCCCGGGCCCAGGAGATCGCTCAGCGCCTCGCAGAGCACCTGGCCCGGGTCCTGGAGGGGGATCCCCGTTTTCAGCGGGTGGAGGCGGTGCGAGGTTACCTGAATTTCTACTTTAATCCTTCTCAGGTCGCCCGGTTCGTCATCGAGACCGTCCTTCGGGAGGGACCCGCATATGGCCGGGGCGCCCCCAAAGGTGAGCGGGTGATGGTGGAATTCTCCCAGCCCAACACCCACAAAGCCTTCCACATCGGCCACCTTCGCAACGCCGTTCTGGGGGATGCCCTCTCTCGCATTCTGGATTTTGCGGGCTTCGAGGTGATCCGGGCCACCTACCCTGGGGATATTGGGGCCCATGTGATCAAGTGCTTATGGGGATATCTTCGGTTTCATCAGGGGGAAGAACCCACGGAGCGGCGGGGCGCCTGGCTGGGTCAGATCTACGCCGAGGCCGAGGCCCGCCTGGAGGAGGCCGATGCCTACCGCCGGGAGGTGGTTCGGTTTTTGCTGGGCGCCTTCCGGGAAGAGGGGATCACCCCCTGGGTGCGGGAGTTCCTCCTGAGCCGCCTCTCGGAAGCCCTGACGGCCCACGCCGCTTCCGGTCCGGTGGGCCAGAAAGACGCCGCCGCCCTCATTCGAGCGATGGCGACCGGGGAGCTGCCGGACCTCGACGCCATCGTGGATAAGGACTGGTTATGGTCCCTCTGGGAGGCGATGGGCCAGTGGTTGGAAGAGCTGGCGGAGAAAGCCCAAGGCCGGCGGGGGAAAGGAGGAGAGGCGGATCGCCAGGCGGTGGCTGCGCTACAGGCCCGTTATCGGGCGATCGGCCATCGCCCTGAGGAATGGAACTATGAAAAGGAAATCCGGGCGCTCTTCGCCCGCTGGGAGGCGCGGGATCCGGAGCTGCTGGAGCTATGGCGACGAACCCGCGAGTGGAGCCTGGAGGAGTTCCGCCGGATCTATGAGGAGCTGGACATCACATTCGACGTCTGGTTCTTCGAAAGCGAAGTGGAAGAAGAGGGCAAGCGTATCGTCGAAGAGCTGATCGCGAAGGGCATCGCTACAGACCTGCGCCCCCATGGCCCGGTGGTGGTGGAGATCGATCGCCTCCTGGGACAGGAAGGAAAGGAGGAATACCGGACCCTGGCGATCCTGCGCAGCGATGGGACCACCCTCTATTCCACCAAAGATCTGGCTCTGGCCAAGCGGAAATTCGAACAATATCGGATCGATCGCTCGATCTACGTCGTCGATGTCCGCCAGTCGCTTTATTTCAAGCAGATCTTCAAAATCCTGGAGCTCTGGGGCTTCCCCCAGGCCAGCAAATGCTACCACCTGGCTTATGAGATGGTCACCCTGCCCGGCGGGAAGATGTCCTCGCGGGCGGGGACGATCGTGCTTTACGAGGACTTCGCGGCGGAGGCCCGGGAGCGGGCGCGCCGAATCGTGGAGGAAAAGAACCCCGAGCTCCCGCCGGAGCAGAAGGCGCGCATCGCAGAGGCGGTGGCGAAAGGCGTGATGAAATACAGCATGCTGAGCGTGGACAACAACAAAGTGATCGTCTTCGATTGGGATGCCGCGCTGAACCTGGAGGGACAGACCGGCCCGTATCTGCAGTATGCCCATGCGCGGGCCTGCCGCATCCTGGAGAAGGCGGAGACGCCAGTTCACCTGGAGGGCGATCGCCTCTTCGAAGCCATGGAGCCCCAGGAAGTCGCGTTGATCGAGGCGATCGCCGCTTTCCCGGATCTGGTGCAGGCGGCTGCGGAGCGTTACAAGCCGCTCCTGATCGCGAACTATGTGTTCGATCTGGCGAAAGCGTTCAATGAGTTCTATCGGGATTGCCCGGTCCTGACAGCACCTTCCCCGATCCGCGAGGGCCGGCTGGCCCTGGTCGCCGCAGCCCGTCAGACGATGGCCAACGCCCTGAACCTCCTGGGCATCCCGGCCCCCGAGGTCCTCTGA